One window of the Sphaerochaeta associata genome contains the following:
- a CDS encoding amidohydrolase family protein codes for MGQKKLIRNARAIVSCDALDTVYYDSDVLIEGFQIKQIGKNLSSEGCEIIDGSSYFIYPGLVNTHHHFFQTFVRNLITIDYPNLLVVDWLDLIYPIFAQIDSEVIYYSSLTAMADLLKHGCTTAFDHQYCYTKKTGKSAVDRQMEAASALGIRYHAGRGCNTLEKSKGSTIPDEMLETTDEFLKDCERLIKAYHNPGPNSMSQIVLAPCQPINSYEETFTESVALARKLGVRLHTHLGEGENPIMLERMGKRTLTWAQEIGFTGKDVWYAHGWELQPDEYAVMGKSGTALSHCPAPAVLGGFPIIDIPAMQRAGMTVSLGCDGSATNDSSNLLDSLRMAYLAQSYHSKIREGAPSSYEMLKIATVNGAKTLGREDIGSLEVGKAADLFAIDVSRLELAGTLHDPKNLLARCGATGEAALTMVGGQVVFQDGRLLKVDEQQLACMAEEACTERLRTQFPTIFG; via the coding sequence ATGGGTCAAAAGAAACTTATTCGGAATGCTCGTGCAATTGTAAGCTGCGATGCCTTGGACACTGTGTATTACGACAGTGATGTACTGATCGAAGGATTTCAGATCAAGCAAATTGGAAAAAATCTTTCCTCTGAAGGGTGCGAGATCATCGACGGCTCTTCCTATTTCATCTACCCCGGTTTGGTGAACACCCATCATCACTTTTTCCAAACCTTTGTGCGCAATCTGATCACCATCGATTATCCAAACCTGTTGGTTGTCGATTGGCTGGATTTGATCTATCCCATCTTCGCTCAGATCGACAGCGAAGTGATCTATTACTCCTCCCTGACAGCAATGGCCGACCTGCTCAAGCATGGCTGCACCACAGCCTTCGACCATCAATACTGCTACACCAAAAAGACCGGCAAGAGTGCAGTCGACCGTCAAATGGAAGCTGCTTCAGCGTTAGGCATCCGCTACCATGCAGGCCGAGGTTGCAACACGCTGGAAAAAAGCAAAGGCAGCACCATTCCCGATGAAATGTTGGAAACCACCGATGAGTTCCTCAAGGACTGTGAACGCCTTATCAAAGCGTATCACAATCCTGGACCAAACAGCATGTCCCAAATTGTTCTGGCACCGTGTCAGCCCATCAACAGCTATGAAGAGACATTCACCGAGTCGGTTGCTCTGGCACGAAAACTAGGGGTGCGCCTGCATACCCATCTCGGGGAAGGGGAGAATCCCATCATGCTTGAGCGTATGGGAAAGAGAACCCTGACCTGGGCCCAGGAGATTGGATTTACGGGAAAGGATGTCTGGTATGCCCATGGCTGGGAACTGCAGCCGGATGAATATGCTGTCATGGGTAAGAGCGGCACCGCTCTCTCCCATTGTCCTGCCCCGGCGGTACTCGGCGGGTTCCCCATCATCGACATCCCTGCAATGCAGAGAGCAGGTATGACCGTCTCGTTGGGCTGTGATGGTTCGGCAACCAATGACAGCTCCAATCTTCTTGACTCACTGAGGATGGCGTATCTCGCACAATCCTACCATAGCAAGATTCGTGAAGGGGCGCCCTCTTCCTATGAGATGCTGAAGATTGCCACAGTCAACGGGGCCAAGACCTTGGGAAGAGAGGATATCGGGTCCCTTGAAGTTGGCAAGGCAGCCGATCTGTTTGCCATCGATGTTTCCCGCCTTGAGCTTGCAGGAACCCTCCATGATCCGAAGAACCTTCTGGCTCGGTGTGGAGCTACAGGTGAAGCGGCACTGACCATGGTCGGGGGACAGGTAGTCTTTCAGGATGGCCGGCTGCTCAAGGTGGATGAGCAACAGCTTGCTTGTATGGCTGAAGAGGCGTGTACCGAGCGCCTACGCACACAGTTTCCGACCATCTTTGGTTGA
- a CDS encoding BMP family protein encodes MKKTLVVVCLVLALGTMLLTAGGAKEAGTSGGKLKVALLLSGPANDQGWNAVAYAGLQEAQQKFNIETAYSENVGIADGEAAFRDYAAQGYGLVIGHGFQFGEPAVRISSQFPNTKFMAIESNTYSKNAASYVMACEEAGYLMGMLAGSMSKSGVIGIVGGFEQPSIVKVLEAYKLGAKSVNPSIKVLEAYVSSFTDVALGKEAALSMADQGADVLSHCANQAGTGVIKAAEERGLLSTGDSYDQNSIAPNTVMASTIYSVPALVLTAVEKVLGNTYEGGVFNLGMKDGVVDISGYNSFEAKIPQTVKDAIAAKRNEILGGSFKVPLIETRSK; translated from the coding sequence ATGAAAAAAACATTAGTGGTAGTGTGTTTGGTCCTGGCTCTGGGCACGATGCTGCTCACTGCAGGGGGAGCGAAGGAAGCTGGTACTTCCGGTGGGAAGCTCAAGGTGGCACTGCTCTTAAGTGGTCCGGCAAACGACCAAGGGTGGAATGCCGTAGCCTATGCCGGTTTGCAGGAAGCACAGCAGAAGTTCAACATCGAGACGGCATACTCTGAGAATGTCGGAATTGCTGACGGCGAGGCTGCCTTTCGCGATTATGCTGCACAGGGCTACGGCTTGGTGATCGGCCATGGCTTCCAATTCGGTGAGCCCGCCGTCCGCATCTCCTCACAGTTTCCCAATACCAAGTTCATGGCCATCGAGTCGAATACCTACTCCAAGAACGCCGCCTCCTATGTGATGGCTTGTGAAGAAGCGGGATATTTGATGGGCATGCTTGCAGGCTCCATGTCCAAGAGCGGTGTCATCGGTATTGTCGGCGGCTTTGAACAGCCTTCGATCGTCAAGGTATTGGAAGCCTATAAACTGGGTGCAAAGAGTGTGAATCCCTCGATCAAGGTACTGGAAGCGTATGTAAGCAGCTTCACCGATGTAGCCTTGGGCAAGGAGGCAGCCCTGTCGATGGCCGACCAAGGAGCCGATGTGCTCTCCCACTGTGCAAACCAGGCAGGTACCGGCGTTATCAAGGCGGCGGAGGAGCGCGGTCTGCTCTCCACCGGGGACTCCTACGACCAGAACTCCATAGCACCGAATACCGTCATGGCTTCGACCATCTACAGTGTGCCGGCATTGGTGCTGACAGCCGTGGAGAAGGTATTGGGTAATACCTATGAGGGTGGAGTTTTCAATCTCGGTATGAAGGACGGGGTTGTTGACATCTCCGGCTACAACAGCTTCGAGGCCAAGATCCCCCAGACTGTGAAGGATGCGATTGCAGCCAAGCGCAATGAGATTCTTGGCGGCAGCTTCAAGGTACCCTTGATCGAAACCCGTTCGAAGTAA
- a CDS encoding ABC transporter ATP-binding protein — protein sequence MPTLRMSKIDKQFFGKMANEQVDFTLEQGEIHALLGENGAGKTTLMNILYGIYQADSGCIELDGKPVSIKSPKDAIALQIGMVHQHFTLVPTLTVRQNITLGLKSKGYPFVNAKELDRSIRTLSERYNLTVDPAALVGSLSVGQQQRVEIMKVLYRNARLIILDEPTAVLTPQEVESLFIVLRRLREEGHSVIIITHHIDEVLAITDRVTVLRAARNAGHVVTRETSEEELSSLMIGRKLQKIERKPLPFSFASKGLQLDSIQSKNGPLGPLSLSIPAGSIVGIAGVDGNGQKALAEVIMGIRDIESGTITLDGKPLQHLSVKERKALGIGYISDDRLKDGLVLDMDVRDNFLLSSYDKREYTSHALIDTKRVQQATEQAVFLYAIKTASLSTPVRYLSGGNQQKLIVARELGDQPKVVVACQPTRGLDIGSTEEVHSILLDLRSQGCSVLLISSDLDEILTLSDKIAVIYQGTIMDVLDHDKVDMTHLGLLMAGSKTRRSV from the coding sequence ATGCCGACGTTGAGGATGTCCAAAATCGACAAGCAGTTCTTTGGCAAGATGGCCAATGAACAAGTGGATTTCACCTTGGAACAAGGGGAGATTCATGCCCTGCTTGGAGAGAACGGGGCGGGTAAGACCACCCTGATGAACATTCTTTACGGCATCTATCAGGCAGATTCGGGCTGTATTGAACTTGACGGGAAACCGGTAAGCATCAAGAGTCCCAAGGATGCCATTGCGCTGCAAATCGGGATGGTGCACCAGCACTTTACGCTGGTGCCCACCCTTACCGTACGCCAGAACATTACCCTCGGGCTTAAAAGCAAAGGGTATCCTTTCGTCAATGCGAAGGAACTCGATCGCAGCATCCGCACCTTGAGCGAACGCTACAACCTCACCGTAGACCCTGCTGCACTGGTGGGTTCCCTCTCGGTAGGCCAGCAACAGCGGGTGGAGATCATGAAAGTACTCTACCGCAACGCCCGGCTTATTATTTTGGATGAACCTACCGCCGTCCTTACGCCACAGGAGGTGGAGAGTCTGTTCATCGTTCTCAGGCGCCTGCGTGAGGAAGGGCATTCAGTCATCATCATTACGCATCATATCGATGAAGTATTGGCCATAACCGACCGTGTCACGGTCCTTCGGGCTGCGAGAAATGCCGGACACGTTGTAACTCGTGAAACCAGTGAAGAAGAGCTTTCTTCCCTGATGATTGGTCGGAAGCTCCAAAAAATTGAACGCAAACCACTGCCGTTCTCGTTTGCCTCCAAAGGTCTGCAGCTTGATTCGATTCAGAGTAAAAACGGACCGTTGGGGCCTCTGTCCCTCTCGATTCCCGCCGGCTCCATCGTGGGAATCGCCGGTGTGGATGGAAACGGACAGAAGGCTCTTGCCGAGGTGATAATGGGAATTCGGGATATCGAGAGCGGGACGATTACGCTTGATGGAAAGCCCTTGCAGCATCTGAGTGTAAAAGAGCGCAAGGCCTTGGGCATCGGGTATATCTCGGACGACCGGCTCAAGGATGGCTTGGTGTTGGATATGGATGTACGGGACAATTTCCTGCTCTCTTCATATGACAAGAGGGAGTACACATCCCATGCTCTTATCGATACCAAGCGCGTACAACAGGCGACCGAGCAGGCGGTTTTTTTGTATGCCATCAAGACGGCATCACTTTCGACGCCCGTACGTTATCTATCCGGGGGAAACCAGCAAAAGCTGATAGTAGCCAGGGAGCTGGGTGACCAACCGAAGGTGGTGGTCGCCTGCCAGCCCACCCGGGGCTTGGACATCGGCAGCACCGAGGAAGTGCACTCCATTCTTCTCGACTTGCGCAGTCAGGGATGCTCGGTATTGCTTATTTCCTCGGATCTCGATGAAATCCTCACTCTCAGCGATAAGATCGCGGTTATCTATCAGGGAACGATTATGGATGTACTTGATCACGACAAGGTGGACATGACCCATCTAGGGCTGTTGATGGCAGGTTCCAAGACGCGGAGGAGCGTATGA
- a CDS encoding ABC transporter permease, with translation MAEVLVRATPLMLAALGVSVGFRTGFLNIGAEGQLYLGAISITWLGMTFPTLPAPLMLVLSLVLGFLSGGLWALIPGLLKAKFGLSEVINTIMLNYIAINLVGILVRTSLKDPTYPYPMSPMLPASTNFLQLLSPTRLHAGLLLALVCAALVYLLMFQTTLGFCMRAVGLNARACQCSGIAVSKYVIISSLISGGLSGLAGVSEIAGLHHRLIEGISPSYGYLAIIVSLLGRNNPVGIVFASLGIAALQVGSMSMQRSSGVPTSIASIIMGLVVIMILSRKSLFRCKEA, from the coding sequence ATGGCTGAAGTCCTGGTACGTGCTACCCCGCTCATGCTGGCCGCCTTGGGTGTCTCGGTGGGGTTTCGTACCGGCTTTCTGAATATCGGGGCCGAAGGACAGCTCTATCTGGGGGCCATATCCATCACCTGGCTTGGTATGACATTCCCCACGTTGCCTGCGCCGCTTATGCTGGTACTCTCGCTTGTACTCGGCTTTTTGAGCGGAGGACTTTGGGCCTTGATTCCAGGGCTCCTGAAAGCAAAGTTCGGCCTTTCCGAGGTGATAAACACGATTATGCTCAACTACATAGCCATCAATTTGGTGGGGATCCTGGTTCGCACCTCGCTTAAGGATCCTACCTATCCCTATCCAATGTCCCCTATGCTTCCTGCCTCGACCAATTTCCTTCAGCTGCTTTCTCCCACCCGCCTGCATGCAGGACTATTGCTTGCTTTGGTTTGTGCTGCGTTGGTCTACTTGCTGATGTTTCAAACAACTCTAGGGTTTTGCATGCGGGCTGTGGGTTTGAATGCACGTGCTTGCCAGTGCAGCGGAATTGCTGTCAGCAAGTATGTGATTATCTCCTCCTTGATCAGCGGAGGTTTGAGCGGCCTGGCCGGGGTGTCGGAAATCGCCGGGTTGCATCATCGACTCATCGAAGGTATCAGTCCAAGCTATGGGTACCTTGCCATCATCGTTTCCTTGTTGGGGCGCAATAATCCGGTGGGTATTGTGTTTGCCTCCTTGGGTATTGCCGCCTTGCAGGTGGGCAGCATGTCCATGCAACGTTCCAGCGGGGTTCCCACCTCGATAGCTTCCATTATTATGGGTTTGGTGGTCATTATGATTCTTTCACGTAAAAGCCTGTTCAGGTGCAAGGAGGCTTAG
- a CDS encoding ABC transporter permease yields MELVVLSSFLAATVRMAAPIALAALGETISEKAGVSNIGVEAIMLSGAYFSFWAMFQSGNVYVAVFAGILGGAGTSLIHAFLSLRCKADQTIAGLALNFLFLGLTSFLFLMQFGKTTTLPSITVLKPVALPLLSNIPIIGEALFAQDPFVYVLYLMVILLMVFFYKTEWGVILHAVGEAPRAADTAGIKVHAVRYLACTANGVLGGLGGAYLTLVKLGFFQENLTGGKGYIALVAVILGRRNPLGVLIAALVIGSAEALQIRLQTLGSTIPSQAFSMLPYVVTVLVLMLSMGKGHNPAALGLPYERDKR; encoded by the coding sequence ATGGAACTGGTGGTACTCTCCAGCTTTCTCGCCGCCACAGTCAGAATGGCCGCTCCGATCGCCCTTGCCGCTCTTGGGGAGACCATCAGCGAGAAAGCGGGTGTCAGCAACATCGGGGTTGAAGCCATAATGCTCAGCGGAGCATACTTCAGCTTCTGGGCGATGTTTCAAAGTGGAAACGTCTATGTGGCGGTATTCGCGGGCATTTTGGGAGGAGCAGGTACGAGTCTTATCCATGCCTTCCTCTCTCTGAGGTGCAAAGCAGATCAGACCATTGCCGGATTGGCGTTGAATTTCCTGTTTCTTGGTTTGACCAGCTTTTTGTTTTTAATGCAATTTGGAAAAACGACCACGCTTCCTTCCATTACTGTACTCAAGCCGGTGGCGCTTCCCTTGCTCTCCAACATCCCGATAATCGGAGAGGCCCTGTTCGCTCAGGATCCCTTCGTCTATGTACTGTATCTGATGGTCATCCTTTTGATGGTTTTCTTCTATAAGACAGAGTGGGGTGTCATCCTCCATGCCGTAGGAGAGGCTCCTCGTGCCGCCGATACTGCGGGTATCAAGGTACATGCAGTTCGCTATCTTGCTTGTACGGCCAACGGCGTGCTCGGCGGGCTTGGAGGAGCATACCTTACCTTGGTCAAGCTTGGCTTCTTCCAGGAGAACCTCACCGGCGGCAAGGGCTACATAGCCCTGGTGGCTGTCATTCTTGGCAGGCGCAACCCGTTGGGGGTATTGATTGCTGCGCTGGTAATCGGCTCGGCCGAAGCCTTGCAGATACGCCTGCAAACCCTTGGCTCGACCATCCCATCACAGGCTTTCAGCATGCTTCCCTATGTTGTTACCGTATTGGTATTGATGCTTTCGATGGGAAAGGGTCACAATCCTGCAGCCTTGGGGCTTCCGTATGAAAGGGACAAACGGTAG
- a CDS encoding MerR family transcriptional regulator — protein sequence MKDYFTIGELANLFAIDVQTLRYYDSIGLLVPSHRDAHNGYRLYKFDQIYQVASIRYLKRIGYSLNQIRQYLDSRTLEHTMQHLHDQSQELKRRWNELIDIDATIGRKLEFIKQQLPLVDLQHIVVKTFEDRYYLNIGSEESLYGSDVFYFHPTMVFYHGREKTFGAYLFASEKPEDALVLPRGQFLCAYHQGPYETIHERIAFIRAHAQGLHLADWEVNFNILDQFVERDSNHFITEIQIPILSQQ from the coding sequence ATGAAGGACTATTTCACCATAGGCGAGCTTGCAAACCTTTTTGCCATCGATGTACAGACGTTGCGGTACTACGATTCCATCGGACTCCTGGTTCCTTCACATCGGGATGCCCATAATGGCTATCGATTATACAAGTTCGACCAGATCTACCAAGTTGCCTCAATCCGCTATCTCAAGCGCATCGGGTACTCCCTGAACCAAATACGTCAGTATTTGGACAGCAGGACGCTGGAGCACACCATGCAGCACCTGCATGACCAATCACAGGAGTTGAAGCGGCGGTGGAATGAGCTCATCGATATTGATGCCACCATTGGTCGCAAACTGGAGTTCATCAAGCAGCAACTCCCTCTGGTGGATCTTCAGCATATTGTTGTGAAAACCTTCGAAGACCGTTACTACCTCAATATAGGTTCCGAGGAGAGCCTGTATGGCTCCGATGTCTTTTACTTCCATCCGACTATGGTATTTTACCATGGCAGGGAAAAAACCTTCGGAGCCTACCTTTTTGCATCAGAAAAACCAGAGGATGCCTTGGTTCTCCCTCGCGGGCAGTTCCTGTGCGCCTATCATCAAGGTCCATACGAAACAATCCATGAGAGAATAGCCTTTATTCGAGCACACGCCCAAGGCCTACACTTGGCCGATTGGGAGGTGAACTTCAATATCCTCGATCAGTTCGTAGAACGCGACAGTAATCATTTCATCACAGAGATTCAAATACCAATACTCTCGCAACAATAA
- a CDS encoding hydrolase yields the protein MEEQVCCPKFDPKPWEKRFVSFDDQYFMKVKVRTFNHIPLNFGSVMTKAQKQIEASGAKVVNNIALSNHVSRWTMEVYIAIDKEVAELKPIRLSGKFLSNVYEGPFKDTAIWCKDFERLAKEKEFVINTWYMWYTTCPKCAKKYGKNYVVVLAR from the coding sequence ATGGAAGAACAAGTGTGCTGCCCGAAGTTCGACCCAAAACCTTGGGAAAAGAGGTTCGTTTCCTTTGATGACCAGTATTTCATGAAGGTAAAGGTTCGAACCTTCAATCACATTCCCCTTAACTTCGGATCGGTGATGACAAAAGCCCAGAAGCAGATTGAAGCCAGCGGAGCCAAGGTGGTGAACAACATCGCCCTATCCAACCATGTCTCAAGGTGGACCATGGAAGTCTACATTGCAATAGACAAGGAAGTGGCTGAACTGAAGCCGATCAGATTGTCGGGGAAGTTCCTTTCCAATGTGTACGAGGGGCCCTTCAAGGATACAGCCATCTGGTGCAAGGATTTTGAACGGCTGGCCAAGGAGAAGGAGTTCGTCATCAACACATGGTACATGTGGTACACCACCTGTCCTAAGTGTGCCAAGAAGTATGGGAAGAATTACGTGGTAGTGCTCGCGCGCTAG
- a CDS encoding plasmid pRiA4b ORF-3 family protein, with translation MLISCTRKMYGYVGGSERIGSHEYDSLFTWSGELFHADDGNAYVMLRNLYTGFPILFQVSRKTLVINSEQILAEIRKAFLAQGYDNNAIEVYLKEGEAVRFTRKSDQPVKKKLDALIASTCEIGFDKAPSMLPKQVTTQNRKKVVSSDLMREALDEQRVEITKKLNLVVPLKATLQLTPGYNVWRSFLLPPTLTMYEVHRVLQIAFAWDDDHLHEFRVGKHIRIGEKNEEKDGWFDRDEIYDESEVQLQQVVGLAPTFTYIYDFGDYWVHTIKVEKPKFIPEEPVAVCTGGKGASPWEDCGGAYGFDEMMGILADPEHEQYEEILDWSGGIEEREFDQLYINARLLQEF, from the coding sequence ATGCTGATTAGTTGTACGCGCAAGATGTATGGTTATGTCGGTGGTTCAGAAAGGATAGGCTCGCATGAGTATGATTCTCTGTTCACCTGGTCGGGGGAGCTGTTCCATGCAGATGATGGAAACGCATACGTTATGCTCCGCAACCTTTATACTGGATTTCCCATCTTGTTTCAGGTATCAAGAAAAACCCTTGTGATCAACAGCGAACAGATTCTTGCTGAGATTCGTAAGGCTTTTCTAGCCCAAGGCTATGACAATAATGCAATCGAGGTCTATCTGAAGGAAGGTGAGGCTGTCCGATTTACCCGAAAGAGTGACCAGCCTGTCAAGAAGAAGCTCGACGCCCTTATTGCTTCTACCTGCGAAATTGGATTTGACAAGGCGCCCTCCATGCTCCCCAAGCAGGTGACGACACAGAACAGGAAGAAGGTGGTCAGCTCTGATTTGATGAGGGAGGCTCTTGATGAACAAAGGGTGGAAATTACCAAGAAACTGAATTTGGTTGTTCCTTTGAAGGCAACCCTTCAGCTGACTCCCGGCTACAATGTTTGGCGGAGTTTTCTCCTCCCTCCGACACTTACCATGTATGAAGTGCATCGTGTGTTGCAGATTGCCTTCGCTTGGGACGACGATCATCTGCACGAATTCAGAGTAGGCAAGCATATCCGCATAGGTGAGAAAAACGAGGAGAAGGACGGATGGTTTGACCGTGATGAGATATACGATGAAAGTGAAGTGCAGTTGCAACAAGTAGTCGGCCTTGCCCCTACCTTCACCTATATTTATGATTTCGGCGATTATTGGGTCCATACCATCAAGGTTGAAAAACCGAAGTTCATACCTGAAGAACCCGTTGCAGTGTGTACGGGTGGAAAAGGTGCGAGTCCTTGGGAGGATTGCGGCGGAGCCTATGGATTTGATGAAATGATGGGAATTCTCGCTGATCCCGAGCATGAGCAATATGAAGAAATCCTGGATTGGTCCGGTGGAATTGAGGAACGGGAGTTCGATCAGCTGTACATCAATGCACGTCTTTTGCAAGAATTCTGA
- the otnK gene encoding 3-oxo-tetronate kinase, giving the protein MRLGVIADDFTGAVDIAGFLVAGGMRTVMCSRAVQTGDCDAIVMSLKIRSIPKEQAVEQALAALAFLKECGCDRFYYKYCSTFDSTAEGNIGPVSDALRQALHCSATLICPALPVNKRTVFHGYLFVNDELLSDSPMRHHPLNPMHDSKLARILSSQSPAKNGHIYHDVIKRGSDAVRQAIDGLKDEGVNNIIVDVVDDEDLACIAEATQDFTLVTGGSGLAQGITEVWRRTEKRGGNEAAFVVEKRKAVVIAGSCSAMMQKQVAYYKKLAPSLSIDEQACLDDPEYGKNIATWVLDHQDQDLAPLVYATRSPIELEENRKKFGDVDVSSAIEHLFARLTALLAEKGVQTFIVGGGETSGVVATTLGVDAYRIGAQIDPGVSWVRSLDGTYQLVLKSGNFGSEQFLLKAQEMYDGNT; this is encoded by the coding sequence ATGCGTTTAGGTGTTATTGCCGATGATTTTACCGGGGCTGTCGATATAGCCGGCTTTCTGGTGGCGGGGGGAATGAGGACTGTCATGTGCAGCCGTGCGGTCCAGACGGGTGACTGTGATGCAATCGTCATGAGTTTGAAGATACGCAGCATCCCCAAGGAGCAGGCAGTCGAGCAAGCCCTTGCTGCTCTTGCTTTTCTCAAGGAATGCGGCTGTGACCGGTTCTATTACAAGTACTGCTCCACCTTCGATAGTACCGCTGAAGGGAATATCGGACCGGTTTCCGATGCCCTCAGACAGGCTCTGCATTGTAGTGCCACCCTGATCTGTCCGGCCCTTCCGGTCAACAAAAGGACTGTGTTCCATGGCTATCTCTTTGTAAACGATGAGCTGCTCAGCGATTCGCCGATGCGCCACCATCCGCTCAATCCGATGCACGACTCCAAACTCGCGAGGATTCTCTCCTCGCAAAGCCCGGCCAAGAATGGACATATCTACCATGATGTCATAAAGAGGGGAAGTGATGCCGTCCGTCAGGCGATTGACGGCTTGAAAGACGAGGGGGTAAACAACATTATCGTCGATGTCGTCGATGATGAGGACCTTGCTTGCATTGCAGAGGCAACCCAGGATTTTACCCTGGTGACCGGAGGCTCAGGCCTTGCCCAGGGAATAACAGAGGTTTGGAGACGAACTGAGAAGCGTGGAGGCAATGAAGCCGCCTTTGTCGTGGAAAAACGAAAGGCGGTGGTTATAGCCGGCTCCTGCTCGGCGATGATGCAGAAGCAGGTTGCGTACTACAAAAAGCTCGCTCCTTCGTTGAGCATCGATGAACAGGCCTGCTTGGATGATCCAGAGTATGGCAAGAACATAGCAACTTGGGTTTTGGATCATCAAGACCAGGATCTCGCACCGTTGGTGTACGCAACCAGGTCGCCGATTGAGCTTGAAGAGAATCGAAAGAAGTTCGGCGACGTTGATGTCTCATCGGCCATCGAGCACTTGTTCGCCCGCCTGACCGCATTGCTTGCAGAGAAGGGCGTACAAACTTTCATCGTAGGGGGAGGCGAGACCAGCGGGGTGGTGGCTACCACCTTGGGAGTCGATGCCTACCGTATCGGAGCTCAAATCGACCCGGGTGTCTCCTGGGTGCGATCGTTGGATGGAACATATCAGTTGGTGCTCAAGAGCGGCAACTTCGGTTCCGAGCAGTTCTTGTTGAAGGCGCAGGAGATGTACGATGGAAATACGTGA
- a CDS encoding class II aldolase/adducin family protein — protein MEIREMKQQLVEVALSLYQRGLVVGSAGNMSVSLDDGTFLATPTGSSFGSLREGDVSHFTKEGTILCGKAPTKEVPFHLACYASHPQAKAVVHLHSTYATLLASCEHLVDGQPFVPFTPYFVMKVSKVGILPYRKPGSPLIATDILAKPQYSTYLMQNHGLIVCGATLNEALYSAEEFEESAKLWYLGRTLPIRHLTEEQLKELR, from the coding sequence ATGGAAATACGTGAGATGAAGCAGCAGTTGGTGGAAGTCGCCCTCAGTCTCTATCAGAGAGGATTGGTCGTCGGAAGTGCGGGCAACATGTCGGTGTCCCTCGATGACGGTACCTTTTTGGCAACTCCCACCGGGTCATCCTTCGGTTCGCTGAGAGAGGGGGATGTTTCGCACTTCACCAAGGAGGGAACCATACTCTGCGGCAAAGCCCCCACCAAGGAAGTGCCTTTTCACCTCGCCTGTTATGCATCGCATCCACAGGCAAAGGCGGTGGTGCATTTGCACTCAACCTATGCAACCTTGCTTGCAAGTTGTGAACATCTGGTCGATGGACAGCCCTTTGTGCCCTTCACTCCCTACTTTGTGATGAAGGTCAGCAAGGTGGGCATTCTTCCTTACCGCAAGCCGGGATCGCCTCTGATTGCCACCGACATCCTGGCAAAGCCGCAATACAGCACCTATCTGATGCAGAACCATGGCCTGATCGTCTGTGGCGCCACCTTGAACGAAGCCCTCTATAGTGCAGAGGAATTTGAGGAGAGTGCAAAGCTCTGGTACCTTGGCAGGACTTTGCCTATCAGGCATTTGACCGAGGAGCAATTGAAGGAGCTGAGATGA
- a CDS encoding HD domain-containing protein, whose protein sequence is MTKNLMLARLLDRAIAYDSPDSRRIAHLVKVHGYARAIGLLEGLDEETQFTLEAAAIVHDIGIKTCEAKYEGKSSGHLQEIEGPPVATALLSELGFDAKTIERVAYLVGHHHTYTDIQGLDYQILVESDFLVNLQEKNTPSQSIQSTCNTIFKTRTGKNWCIQIFGLNRYSHQDYGFI, encoded by the coding sequence ATGACAAAAAACCTCATGCTTGCCAGATTGCTCGATCGAGCCATCGCCTACGACAGCCCCGACAGTCGAAGAATTGCTCATTTGGTGAAAGTCCATGGTTATGCCCGAGCCATCGGATTACTGGAAGGACTTGACGAAGAGACCCAATTCACTTTGGAAGCCGCAGCAATTGTGCATGACATCGGTATAAAGACATGTGAAGCAAAGTACGAAGGAAAGAGCTCGGGACATCTGCAGGAGATCGAAGGCCCTCCGGTGGCAACGGCATTGCTCTCAGAATTGGGCTTCGATGCCAAGACAATAGAACGGGTAGCCTACTTGGTCGGGCACCACCACACCTACACCGACATCCAAGGACTCGATTACCAGATTCTGGTAGAGAGTGACTTCCTGGTCAATCTCCAAGAGAAGAACACTCCCAGCCAGTCCATCCAAAGCACCTGCAATACCATCTTCAAGACAAGAACCGGTAAAAACTGGTGTATCCAGATCTTTGGCTTGAATAGGTACTCTCACCAGGACTATGGGTTTATCTAG